In Clostridium sp. DL-VIII, the following proteins share a genomic window:
- the glyA gene encoding serine hydroxymethyltransferase has product MNFENIQKEDKEIYDLIEKELKRQQKGIELIASENIVSPAVMEAMGSYLTNKYAEGYPGKRYYGGCYVVDEIEQIAIDRAKKLFGAEHANVQPHSGSQANMAVYFTVLEPGDTVLGMDLSHGGHLTHGSPVNFSGKLFNFVSYGVDKETEMIDYENVRKIAKEAKPKLIVAGASAYGRIIDFAKFKEIADEVGALLMVDMAHIAGLVAAGVHPSPVPYCDFVTTTTHKTLRGPRGGLILCKEKYAKDLNKNIFPGIQGGPLEHIIAAKAVCFKEALEPSFKEYGKNIVENCKELASALISKGFKIVSGGTDNHVFLVDLNNKDITGKEAETLLDSVGITVNKNTVPNETRSPFVTSGIRIGTAAITTRGFVKEDMLEIASIISDAIDKREGDLSVLKARVEALCDRHPLYK; this is encoded by the coding sequence ATGAATTTTGAAAATATTCAAAAAGAAGACAAAGAAATTTATGATCTAATTGAAAAAGAATTAAAAAGGCAACAAAAAGGTATAGAATTAATAGCATCAGAAAATATTGTAAGCCCAGCTGTTATGGAAGCTATGGGATCTTATTTAACTAATAAATATGCTGAAGGATATCCAGGTAAAAGATATTATGGCGGATGTTACGTTGTTGATGAGATAGAACAGATAGCAATTGATAGAGCTAAGAAACTATTTGGTGCAGAACATGCTAATGTTCAGCCTCATTCAGGTTCTCAGGCAAACATGGCTGTTTATTTTACTGTACTTGAACCAGGAGATACTGTTCTTGGTATGGATTTAAGCCATGGAGGACATTTAACTCATGGTTCACCAGTTAACTTTTCAGGAAAATTGTTTAACTTCGTATCATATGGAGTTGATAAGGAAACTGAAATGATAGATTATGAAAATGTAAGAAAAATTGCTAAAGAAGCAAAGCCTAAACTTATAGTTGCTGGTGCAAGTGCATATGGAAGAATAATAGATTTTGCAAAATTCAAAGAAATAGCTGATGAAGTTGGCGCTTTACTTATGGTAGATATGGCTCACATTGCAGGACTTGTTGCTGCAGGAGTGCATCCATCACCAGTACCATATTGTGATTTTGTCACTACAACAACACATAAGACTCTAAGAGGTCCAAGAGGGGGATTGATTCTTTGTAAAGAAAAATATGCTAAAGACTTAAACAAAAATATATTCCCTGGTATACAAGGAGGTCCATTAGAACATATTATAGCTGCAAAAGCCGTATGCTTTAAGGAAGCTTTAGAACCAAGTTTTAAAGAATATGGGAAAAATATAGTTGAAAACTGTAAAGAACTTGCAAGTGCATTAATTTCAAAAGGATTTAAAATTGTTTCAGGCGGAACAGATAATCATGTGTTCCTAGTTGATTTAAATAACAAAGATATAACTGGAAAAGAAGCAGAAACCTTATTGGACTCAGTAGGTATAACTGTTAATAAAAATACAGTGCCAAACGAAACAAGAAGTCCATTTGTAACTTCTGGAATCAGAATAGGTACAGCTGCAATCACCACAAGAGGTTTTGTAAAAGAAGATATGTTAGAAATAGCTTCAATTATTTCTGATGCAATAGATAAAAGAGAAGGGGATTTATCAGTTCTTAAGGCTAGAGTAGAAGCTTTATGTGATAGACATCCATTATATAAATAA
- a CDS encoding threonine/serine exporter family protein: protein MDLNKLLKVSTLAGKIMLESGAETYRVEETISRICTSFGAHTADSFVIPTGIIVTVTYNDEVATLVKRITSRGVDLNKIDRINDLSRKIQRENIPIYDFYEELVKISNSTRYSFLVTLLWSSIAAGCFSIMFGGDIKDFFVATFIGAVIKIGEIIFGRLDINEFFVNSVCGGLCAFLAAIAIKFNLCSNLDKTIIGAIMLLVPGLTITNAIRDTIAGDFLSGITKASEAFLVAVSIAVGTGAILSILITSLGISM from the coding sequence ATGGATTTAAATAAATTGCTTAAAGTATCAACGCTGGCTGGAAAAATAATGTTAGAAAGTGGTGCTGAGACTTATAGAGTTGAAGAAACAATAAGTAGAATATGCACTTCCTTTGGTGCTCATACGGCAGATAGTTTTGTAATACCAACAGGAATAATTGTTACAGTTACTTATAATGATGAAGTTGCGACACTTGTTAAAAGAATTACTTCAAGAGGTGTAGACTTAAACAAGATAGACCGTATTAATGATCTTTCTAGAAAAATTCAAAGAGAAAATATTCCTATTTATGACTTTTATGAAGAGCTTGTTAAAATATCTAACAGCACTAGATATTCATTTTTAGTTACTTTACTTTGGTCTTCTATCGCTGCTGGCTGCTTTTCAATCATGTTTGGAGGGGATATAAAAGATTTTTTTGTTGCGACCTTTATAGGTGCAGTTATTAAAATAGGAGAAATTATCTTCGGGCGGTTAGATATAAACGAATTCTTTGTAAATAGCGTTTGTGGTGGTCTATGTGCATTTTTAGCTGCTATAGCAATAAAATTTAATTTATGCTCTAATCTGGATAAAACTATTATAGGCGCGATTATGCTTCTTGTACCAGGACTTACAATTACAAATGCTATTAGAGATACTATAGCAGGTGACTTTTTATCTGGCATCACAAAAGCTTCAGAAGCTTTTTTAGTAGCTGTATCAATAGCAGTTGGAACTGGAGCTATCTTAAGTATCTTAATAACCAGCTTAGGTATTTCTATGTAA
- a CDS encoding threonine/serine exporter family protein — protein sequence MIEQIIVSIFASLGFGIIFNIRGKKLIFAALGGGLSWFCYLFLVENKISNILSMFISSIIFSIYSEICARYLKTPVTTLVVCALIPLVPGSGMYYTMYETIRGNIHGAVALGLDTIYSAGTLSLGVIFVSTITRQVTNLKKVRQKLFGKQNNS from the coding sequence ATGATTGAACAAATTATAGTTTCAATTTTTGCATCTTTGGGATTTGGTATAATTTTTAATATAAGAGGCAAAAAATTAATTTTTGCAGCACTTGGTGGGGGCTTAAGCTGGTTTTGTTATTTATTTTTAGTTGAAAATAAAATAAGCAATATCTTATCCATGTTTATATCTTCTATAATTTTTAGTATATATTCAGAAATCTGTGCGCGATATCTAAAAACACCAGTAACAACTTTAGTTGTCTGTGCTCTTATCCCATTAGTTCCTGGGTCTGGTATGTATTATACCATGTATGAAACAATTCGAGGAAATATACATGGTGCTGTAGCTCTTGGATTAGATACAATTTATAGTGCAGGAACTTTATCATTAGGAGTAATTTTCGTATCTACAATAACAAGACAAGTTACAAATCTAAAAAAGGTTAGGCAAAAATTATTTGGAAAACAAAATAATAGCTAG
- a CDS encoding DUF6483 family protein: MIKNDHVREIENNLRLVKEEVNKDIFDGNIEEAKEKVNKQLRRLVGLDMGTVDVFSFDSIAALISKEMQYNAEKFIAFGSLMKLKGLISDKEDNQNAKLQYYEKSLEGFYKAYTEDDEVTAKYLDEAAEVADELSNYELSLDIDKKSLKIYEYSKKFDKAEDTLFYMLRKTDNDGSVILEGMKFYNRLKEVDHDELNEGNLPIEEVEDGISELERRLGL, from the coding sequence ATGATAAAGAATGATCACGTTAGAGAAATAGAAAACAATTTAAGATTAGTTAAGGAAGAAGTTAATAAAGATATATTTGATGGAAATATAGAAGAAGCTAAAGAAAAAGTAAATAAGCAGCTAAGAAGATTAGTTGGACTAGATATGGGGACTGTAGATGTATTCTCCTTTGATAGTATAGCAGCACTTATAAGCAAGGAAATGCAATATAATGCTGAAAAATTTATAGCTTTTGGAAGTCTTATGAAGCTAAAAGGATTAATAAGTGATAAAGAAGATAATCAAAATGCAAAACTTCAGTACTATGAAAAATCGCTAGAAGGTTTTTATAAAGCCTATACAGAAGATGATGAAGTGACTGCTAAATATTTAGATGAGGCAGCAGAAGTAGCAGATGAACTTAGTAATTATGAACTTTCTCTTGATATTGATAAGAAGAGCTTAAAAATATATGAGTATTCTAAAAAATTTGATAAAGCTGAAGACACCTTATTTTATATGCTTAGAAAGACTGATAATGATGGCAGTGTTATACTTGAAGGAATGAAATTTTATAATAGACTTAAGGAAGTTGACCACGATGAATTAAATGAAGGTAATCTGCCTATTGAAGAGGTTGAAGATGGGATCTCAGAGCTTGAAAGAAGATTAGGGTTATAA
- a CDS encoding DUF4489 domain-containing protein → MNILCENERGYEYSDNRPYYPSCGCGCGCGCAPQEPGRAILNVGCGGIGPMPIISTPLSRPIPVASVSIDTTCMCNPKVLLTFTSLICLPATVAVTLNFIIIKSLADGAPQPVGGTHTFSEIASVLEAESFAFQYCDCNPACGNITYTVQLEPSSLIAETAGLTITNATLSALAVETL, encoded by the coding sequence ATGAACATTTTATGTGAAAACGAACGCGGTTATGAATATTCTGATAATCGCCCTTATTATCCATCCTGTGGCTGTGGCTGTGGATGCGGTTGTGCTCCTCAAGAACCTGGCAGAGCCATATTAAATGTTGGATGCGGCGGAATTGGACCAATGCCTATAATTTCAACACCATTATCTAGACCTATTCCTGTAGCTAGCGTATCTATAGATACTACTTGCATGTGCAATCCTAAGGTTCTTTTAACTTTTACTAGCTTAATCTGTTTACCAGCAACTGTTGCTGTAACATTAAACTTTATTATAATTAAGAGTCTTGCAGATGGAGCACCTCAACCAGTAGGTGGAACTCATACTTTCTCTGAAATAGCAAGCGTTTTGGAAGCAGAATCATTTGCTTTCCAATATTGCGATTGCAATCCAGCATGCGGAAATATAACTTATACAGTTCAGCTTGAACCAAGTAGCTTGATTGCTGAGACAGCTGGTTTAACTATAACTAACGCAACATTATCAGCTTTAGCTGTTGAAACTCTATAA
- the gshAB gene encoding bifunctional glutamate--cysteine ligase GshA/glutathione synthetase GshB has protein sequence MLNELKELFTPYELLKGNYGIERESLRVNDTGELSEENHPAIFGDKVENSYITTDFAESQVEVVTPPFTNVEDVYNFSNALYDIVAMEIGDEYLWPQSMPGIVPADDKIRIAEYGESSKGTAARLYRESLIERYGGKKQIICGIHYNFSFSDEFLVKLYNSKKFNKFLFKENCDNQDINYKEFKNNIYLKIARNYLRYRWFIIYLLGASGVVDKSYVGKCLKSSTQIAQDSFSNEGALSYRNSECGYKNKIDLYPNYDSVESYIESLKGFISDKLIDSYKELYSCIRPKPADPDDFFSSLSRDGIKYLEYRSIDINPFEKGGISLNDLYFLQIFNLFLLINDENDYDKWQEEGNENQRIISKLGQNDIMLKKDGVPISKKQWGLEILEKIKNINNELKLNKEEIINLMTEKIKDNKLTYAYKIEQKVKEEGYINAHLNLAKKYKKSAYDNRFKLQGYEELELSTQILMKDAIKRGIKVEVLDKTENFISLKKKNKIEYVKQATKTSKDNYVTVLIMENKSVTKKVLSENKIKVPQGIEVNSMNEALNVIKDFVNIPIVIKPKSTNFGLGISIFKDGTDEKSIQKAFEIAFKHDNTVLVEEFVNGKEYRFLVIDDKVVGILHRVPANVKGNGINSISELVEVKNQDPLRGYHYVTPLEKIILDENAELFLRQQNKDFNYIPQKDEVVYLRENSNISTGGDSIDYTDDIPEKFKKIAVQAAKAVNARICGVDMMLEDYSDENSNYAIIELNFNPAIHIHCYPYKGSERKIGADVLKVLGFLED, from the coding sequence ATGTTAAACGAACTTAAAGAATTATTTACGCCTTATGAATTATTAAAAGGAAATTATGGAATTGAAAGAGAAAGTTTAAGAGTAAATGATACTGGAGAATTATCAGAAGAAAATCATCCAGCAATATTTGGTGATAAAGTTGAAAATTCATATATAACTACAGATTTTGCAGAAAGCCAAGTTGAGGTTGTAACACCACCTTTTACAAATGTGGAAGATGTCTATAATTTTTCAAATGCACTTTATGATATTGTTGCAATGGAAATTGGCGATGAGTATTTATGGCCGCAATCAATGCCAGGTATAGTCCCTGCAGATGATAAAATTAGAATTGCAGAGTATGGTGAAAGCAGTAAGGGGACGGCAGCCAGATTATATAGAGAAAGTTTAATTGAAAGATATGGCGGTAAAAAGCAAATTATTTGTGGTATACATTATAATTTTTCTTTTAGTGATGAATTCTTAGTAAAATTATATAACAGCAAAAAGTTTAATAAATTTTTATTTAAAGAAAACTGTGATAATCAGGATATTAATTACAAAGAATTTAAAAACAACATTTATTTAAAAATAGCAAGGAATTATTTGCGTTATAGATGGTTTATCATATATTTACTAGGTGCGAGCGGTGTTGTAGATAAGAGCTATGTTGGTAAATGCTTAAAATCATCTACACAAATTGCGCAAGATAGTTTTTCAAATGAAGGAGCTTTATCTTATAGAAACAGCGAATGTGGTTATAAGAATAAAATTGATTTATATCCGAATTATGATTCTGTTGAAAGTTATATCGAAAGCTTAAAAGGGTTTATAAGCGACAAACTTATAGATAGTTACAAAGAATTATATAGCTGTATAAGACCTAAACCAGCTGATCCAGATGATTTCTTTAGCTCACTTAGTCGTGATGGAATTAAATATTTAGAGTACAGAAGCATTGATATAAATCCATTTGAAAAAGGAGGAATAAGTCTAAATGACTTATATTTTCTTCAAATATTCAATTTATTCTTGTTAATAAATGATGAAAATGATTATGATAAGTGGCAGGAAGAAGGAAATGAGAATCAAAGAATCATTTCAAAGCTTGGTCAAAATGATATTATGTTAAAGAAAGATGGAGTTCCAATTTCAAAAAAACAGTGGGGATTAGAAATATTAGAAAAAATTAAAAATATAAACAATGAACTTAAACTTAATAAAGAAGAAATTATAAATCTAATGACTGAGAAAATAAAAGATAATAAATTGACCTATGCATATAAAATTGAGCAAAAGGTTAAAGAAGAAGGGTATATTAATGCTCATTTGAATTTAGCAAAGAAATATAAGAAAAGCGCTTATGATAATAGATTTAAGTTGCAAGGATATGAAGAATTAGAGTTGTCTACTCAAATTTTAATGAAGGATGCAATTAAAAGAGGTATTAAAGTTGAGGTTTTAGATAAGACAGAAAATTTTATTTCTCTAAAAAAGAAGAATAAAATAGAATATGTAAAGCAGGCAACAAAAACTTCAAAGGATAATTATGTAACAGTTTTAATTATGGAAAATAAAAGTGTTACTAAAAAGGTATTATCAGAAAATAAAATTAAAGTTCCACAAGGAATAGAAGTAAATTCTATGAATGAAGCCTTAAATGTAATAAAGGATTTTGTAAATATTCCAATAGTAATAAAGCCTAAATCGACTAACTTTGGCTTAGGAATAAGCATTTTTAAAGATGGAACAGATGAGAAAAGTATACAAAAAGCCTTTGAAATTGCTTTTAAACATGATAATACAGTGCTTGTTGAGGAATTTGTAAACGGAAAAGAATATCGTTTTTTAGTTATAGATGATAAAGTTGTAGGAATACTTCACAGAGTTCCAGCCAACGTTAAAGGAAATGGCATAAATTCTATTTCAGAACTTGTAGAAGTAAAAAATCAAGATCCTCTTCGAGGATACCATTATGTTACTCCTCTTGAAAAAATAATATTAGATGAGAATGCAGAATTATTTTTAAGACAGCAGAATAAAGATTTTAATTATATTCCTCAAAAAGATGAAGTAGTTTATTTAAGGGAAAATTCTAATATCAGTACTGGAGGAGACAGCATAGATTACACTGATGATATTCCAGAAAAGTTTAAAAAGATAGCTGTTCAGGCAGCTAAAGCTGTTAATGCTAGAATTTGCGGCGTAGACATGATGTTAGAGGATTATTCTGATGAAAATTCAAACTATGCAATAATTGAACTTAATTTTAATCCTGCAATCCATATTCATTGCTATCCATATAAAGGCTCTGAAAGAAAAATTGGAGCTGATGTATTAAAAGTGCTCGGATTTTTAGAAGACTAA
- a CDS encoding MATE family efflux transporter, with protein sequence MKKTDLTEGKTLKVLTTLSVPIMGSSLLQFTYNLVDMLWVGGLGSGAIASVGSASFYMGLGYSINSLVVIGTGIKVAHAIGKKDDNEVKEYINAGLLINTIMAILFASVLILSGRSLIDFLHIDNPSVARDSYLFLAVSGPTMFFTFYNLLYARILGSFGNNKLPFNINSIGVVANIILDPIFIYVFKFGVIGAAIATMLANIIMFLLYLSKSSDILKYNLKTKIYYEKIQEIIVLGFPMALQRILFTIINIFIARIIAIFGSDAIAAQKIGLQIESITYMVVGGLHGAIAAFTGQNFGAKKYDRIKEGYNTAIRIGAIYSLIMAFLFMFFNVPFIKLFVRDENTIVIAKAYLQAVAFSQIFSTIETVSNGLFTGIGKPKISSIISIIFTGLRIPMALALIKPFGLTGIWMSISLSSILKGITAYLLYIIQVKRKY encoded by the coding sequence ATGAAGAAAACAGATTTGACCGAAGGAAAAACTTTAAAAGTATTGACAACCTTATCTGTTCCTATAATGGGAAGTTCTTTATTACAATTTACATATAATTTAGTTGATATGTTATGGGTTGGAGGCCTTGGGAGTGGTGCTATTGCCAGTGTCGGATCTGCAAGTTTTTATATGGGACTTGGCTATTCAATAAATTCCTTAGTTGTTATTGGTACTGGAATAAAAGTAGCTCATGCTATTGGAAAAAAAGATGATAATGAAGTTAAAGAATATATTAATGCGGGACTTTTAATAAATACAATAATGGCGATTTTATTTGCATCTGTATTGATTTTAAGTGGAAGAAGTCTAATAGATTTTTTGCATATTGATAATCCAAGTGTCGCAAGAGACTCTTATCTATTTTTAGCTGTAAGTGGACCAACTATGTTTTTTACTTTTTATAATCTGCTTTATGCAAGAATACTTGGAAGCTTTGGGAATAACAAATTACCATTTAATATTAACTCAATAGGTGTGGTTGCAAATATTATATTAGATCCGATTTTTATTTATGTATTCAAATTTGGAGTGATTGGAGCAGCAATTGCAACAATGCTGGCTAATATTATAATGTTTTTGCTATATTTGTCTAAATCATCGGATATACTTAAATATAATCTAAAAACAAAAATATACTATGAAAAAATACAAGAAATAATAGTTTTAGGATTTCCAATGGCACTTCAAAGAATTTTATTTACTATAATAAATATATTCATTGCACGAATTATTGCGATATTCGGCTCAGATGCTATTGCAGCTCAAAAAATAGGATTACAAATTGAATCAATTACCTATATGGTTGTAGGCGGGCTGCATGGTGCAATAGCGGCTTTTACAGGTCAAAATTTTGGCGCAAAAAAGTATGACAGAATAAAAGAAGGATATAATACAGCAATAAGAATTGGTGCGATATATTCGCTTATAATGGCATTTTTATTTATGTTTTTTAATGTTCCATTTATCAAATTATTCGTCAGAGATGAAAATACCATAGTTATTGCAAAAGCTTACTTACAAGCAGTAGCTTTTTCGCAGATTTTTAGTACTATTGAAACCGTGTCAAACGGTCTATTCACTGGAATTGGCAAGCCTAAAATCTCTTCAATTATAAGTATAATATTTACAGGTTTGCGTATTCCAATGGCATTAGCTTTAATTAAGCCTTTTGGACTTACAGGTATTTGGATGAGCATCTCACTATCAAGCATACTTAAGGGGATTACAGCTTATTTATTATATATAATTCAAGTAAAAAGAAAATATTAA
- a CDS encoding metalloregulator ArsR/SmtB family transcription factor, with protein MSTEYEENAKILKALSDPNRLNIIDLLSCGEKCACEILESFNFTQPTLSHHMKVLIDCGLVEARKDGIWNLYKLNINNANRLVLFLLKLVTEKDKCICDSKKFNMHCNAENSRG; from the coding sequence GTGAGCACAGAATATGAAGAAAATGCTAAAATACTAAAGGCTTTAAGCGATCCTAATAGACTTAATATAATAGATCTGCTTTCGTGCGGAGAGAAATGTGCGTGTGAGATATTGGAAAGTTTTAATTTTACTCAACCTACATTATCTCATCATATGAAAGTATTAATTGATTGTGGTTTAGTTGAAGCTAGAAAAGATGGCATTTGGAATTTATATAAATTAAATATAAATAATGCGAATCGATTGGTATTATTCTTATTAAAGCTAGTCACAGAAAAAGATAAATGCATATGCGATAGTAAAAAATTTAATATGCATTGTAATGCAGAGAATAGTAGGGGGTAA
- a CDS encoding GNAT family N-acetyltransferase: MNINIIEKDISEINIIRPLWEKLNLIHLNKSVYFKEKYKTFTFEERMKSIYEKAQKGIIKLEVLLDTEKDEYIGYCLCSIEDTFGEIESIFIKEQYRKFGLGDKLMNNALKWFESNGIVKIEINVVYANDEALPFYNKYGFFIGNYILKREVK, translated from the coding sequence ATGAATATTAACATAATTGAAAAGGATATATCTGAAATAAATATAATAAGGCCATTATGGGAAAAACTTAATTTAATTCATCTTAATAAATCGGTTTATTTTAAAGAGAAATACAAAACATTTACTTTTGAAGAAAGAATGAAATCAATTTATGAAAAGGCGCAAAAAGGGATCATTAAACTTGAAGTACTTTTAGATACTGAAAAAGATGAATATATTGGATATTGCTTATGTTCAATTGAAGATACTTTTGGAGAAATAGAATCTATTTTCATAAAAGAGCAATATCGTAAATTTGGATTAGGAGACAAGCTAATGAATAATGCTTTGAAATGGTTTGAATCTAATGGAATAGTAAAAATTGAAATCAATGTTGTTTATGCAAATGATGAAGCACTACCATTTTATAATAAATATGGATTTTTCATTGGAAATTATATTTTAAAAAGAGAAGTTAAATAA
- a CDS encoding C-GCAxxG-C-C family protein: MNINKDIINERVNKYYWEDDLNCATTVLKTLGSIYEIELESQIIDSAIGMHGAGKFGAQCGLVEGALMFIGIWGRKLRCDNRRIVEYCYNFADKFQSNFGSLLCRELRPQGFNKDNPPHLCEGMTKKAIEFTCNYINNTIL, translated from the coding sequence ATGAACATAAACAAAGATATAATTAATGAAAGGGTTAATAAATATTATTGGGAAGATGATTTAAATTGCGCTACAACAGTATTAAAAACTTTAGGAAGTATCTATGAGATAGAATTAGAATCTCAAATAATAGATTCTGCTATTGGAATGCATGGTGCAGGAAAGTTTGGAGCTCAATGTGGATTAGTAGAAGGAGCTTTAATGTTCATAGGTATTTGGGGTAGAAAACTTAGATGTGATAATAGAAGGATCGTAGAATATTGTTACAATTTTGCAGATAAATTTCAAAGTAACTTTGGAAGTTTACTTTGTAGAGAATTAAGACCTCAGGGATTTAATAAAGATAACCCTCCACATTTATGTGAAGGGATGACTAAAAAAGCAATTGAATTTACATGTAATTATATTAATAATACAATTTTATAA
- a CDS encoding DUF4440 domain-containing protein, whose translation MELLKNHILKLENDLLKPEIRQSAEKTSELLIDGFTEFTSSGYIYNYNIGQAIDEYINVQDMYWEITDFKIDQLSNDCVLATYRLIKHSELNENKKYSLRSSVWKCFEGKWKMIFHQGTITA comes from the coding sequence ATGGAATTGCTTAAAAATCATATATTAAAACTTGAAAATGATTTATTAAAACCTGAGATAAGACAATCTGCAGAAAAGACAAGTGAATTGTTAATAGATGGATTTACAGAGTTTACAAGTTCAGGATATATATATAATTACAATATAGGACAAGCAATAGATGAATATATTAATGTACAAGATATGTATTGGGAGATAACAGACTTTAAAATAGATCAACTTAGTAATGACTGTGTATTAGCAACATATAGATTAATAAAGCATAGTGAATTAAATGAAAACAAAAAGTATTCACTGCGTAGTTCTGTATGGAAGTGCTTTGAGGGTAAGTGGAAAATGATTTTCCATCAAGGAACAATAACTGCTTAA
- a CDS encoding HIT family protein, which yields MYVKKLDENDELLLKQRREKIKEFQEKGICFSCQNFITGDIFPDEGLIIYEDELVRCQFEKFPRATGQTIIVSKEHYEDISEMPLDLGIHILKISDVIIKLHKDILGAKKVYMCTICDGKRNHLHFQLFPRLKGEKIGYQNFVREEGILTDYQETADLYREALKNIKL from the coding sequence ATGTACGTAAAAAAGTTAGATGAAAATGATGAATTATTATTGAAACAAAGAAGAGAAAAAATAAAAGAATTCCAAGAAAAAGGAATATGCTTTTCATGTCAAAATTTTATTACTGGTGATATATTTCCAGATGAAGGTTTAATTATTTATGAAGATGAATTAGTACGATGTCAATTTGAAAAATTTCCAAGAGCAACGGGACAAACAATTATAGTTTCAAAAGAACATTATGAAGATATTTCTGAAATGCCACTTGACTTGGGAATACACATATTAAAAATATCTGATGTTATTATAAAATTACATAAAGATATTTTAGGTGCAAAAAAAGTATATATGTGTACTATATGTGATGGTAAAAGAAATCATTTGCATTTTCAACTTTTTCCGAGGTTAAAGGGAGAAAAAATAGGCTATCAAAACTTTGTGAGAGAAGAGGGAATTTTAACTGATTATCAAGAAACAGCAGATTTATACAGAGAAGCTTTAAAAAATATCAAATTATAA
- a CDS encoding GNAT family N-acetyltransferase, translating to MELSKLVYKRADIQNVDIILGIIHRCMKEVNYIDYNENEFEKYLGRFTTNWLKNIIETKHYYEVWYDNKIIACGGVSRDYSQEKQSYFTAIFVNPDYRWKGIGRDLVHHLELDEWCIDSNLIEIPSSKSSHKFYYKLGYEYRTYPPVFNEDDGSTIMYKYKKV from the coding sequence ATGGAATTAAGCAAATTGGTATATAAAAGAGCGGATATACAAAATGTTGATATTATATTAGGAATTATACATAGGTGCATGAAAGAAGTAAACTATATAGATTATAATGAGAATGAATTTGAAAAATATTTAGGCAGATTTACTACAAATTGGCTAAAAAACATTATTGAAACAAAGCATTATTATGAAGTTTGGTATGATAATAAGATTATTGCTTGTGGAGGAGTAAGTAGAGATTATAGTCAAGAAAAACAAAGTTATTTTACTGCTATATTTGTCAATCCAGATTATAGGTGGAAAGGTATTGGAAGAGACCTTGTACATCATCTTGAACTTGATGAATGGTGTATTGACAGCAATTTAATTGAAATTCCATCTTCCAAAAGTTCTCATAAATTTTATTATAAGCTTGGTTATGAGTATAGGACATATCCACCAGTATTTAATGAAGATGATGGTTCAACTATTATGTATAAGTATAAAAAAGTATAA
- a CDS encoding GNAT family N-acetyltransferase, with protein MEIAQLQKSHIKNALELIWSVFQEFEAPDYSEQGVNTFKDFIRYEQITQKFDNGQMMLWGCFISDDLKGVIAIRDNNHISMLFVKEEYQSKGIAKKLFQTLIEYCKANESIKSITVNSSPYAVEIYHHLGFKDINTEQTVDGIRFTSMEYIIE; from the coding sequence ATGGAGATAGCTCAATTACAAAAAAGTCATATAAAAAATGCTCTCGAATTAATATGGAGTGTTTTTCAAGAATTTGAAGCCCCAGATTATTCTGAACAAGGTGTTAACACGTTCAAGGATTTTATTCGTTATGAACAAATAACCCAAAAGTTTGATAATGGACAAATGATGCTTTGGGGCTGCTTTATTTCAGATGATTTGAAAGGAGTCATTGCAATAAGAGATAATAACCATATTTCTATGCTTTTTGTAAAGGAAGAGTATCAAAGTAAAGGTATAGCAAAGAAATTGTTTCAAACATTAATTGAATATTGTAAAGCTAATGAAAGCATTAAGAGTATTACAGTGAACTCATCTCCATATGCAGTGGAAATATATCATCATCTTGGTTTTAAAGATATAAATACTGAACAAACAGTAGACGGAATTAGGTTTACGTCAATGGAATATATAATAGAATAA